A window of Macrotis lagotis isolate mMagLag1 chromosome 1, bilby.v1.9.chrom.fasta, whole genome shotgun sequence genomic DNA:
AAGCGTTTGTTCTACTCCCGGCGCGTCTGCTCGGCTTTTTCGTCTCTTTTTAAACACAGATCGGCTGTTTGTTCGTCTCCCCACCCAGTCGGCCGGGCCTTTTGGCAGCTCGGGGGTCCCCCGGGAGCCCGCCGGGCCGCGCGGtccgggcccggccccggccccggccccggccgccccCGGGCTCAGTCGTCGGAGATGGAGAGGCGGCTGAAGATGGGCAGGCGGCGGCCGGAGTCGAGGCTCGGGGACTCGGAGCCGCTGAGGCTGCCCGAGCTGAGGGAGCCGCTCAGGTAGCTCTCCCGGTCCGACAGCGAGTCCGGGGGGGCTGGGGGGCGCGTCGAACACGGGCGACTCGGACAGGCGGCGCAGCGGCTGGAAGCTGAAGGGCGGGGAGGCGGGCGCGGCCGCGGCGGGCGGCGGCTGCTGGCTGCGGTAGTAGGCGGCGGCCACGGCCAGGTGGTGAGTGTGGATGGCCAGCGGCGCCATGAGGCCGCCCAGCTCCGGGCCCGAGAAGGGCGCGAAGGCGCCGCCGCCGGCGCAGGCGGCGCAGGGCGCGGCGGGCAGCAGGTCCTCGCCGCCGCCCGCCCCGTACAGCagcgccgcggccgccgccgccgccgccgcggccgccgTCGGGGAGCAGCAGGAGGGGGCCGCGGCCGAGGAGGACGAGGACGACGAGGAGCAGGACGAGGCGGAGGAGGAGCAGGACGAGGCGCTGGAGCAGGACGAGGCGCTGGAGCAGGACGAGGCGGGCGGCGGGGTGCGCGACGTGGGGCTCTCCAGCAGCGGCGCCTCCAGGCCCGCCGGCGGCTGGTGGTGCGCCGAGGAGAAGCCCGAGAAGCTGAGGCTGTGGTGCAGCTTGGGCCGCGGCTCGCGCGGGGCCGCGGGGAAGCCCAGCGGCAGCGCGTCGCGCGGCCCGAAGGCCCGGAGGTCGCCCGCGCCCGCGCCGCCGCCCGCCACCCCGGCCGGCGCGGGGCGGCGCTCGTCGGCGTTGTGGATGAAGTGGCAGCGGGGCCCGTAGGGGCAGAAGCCGATGGTGTGGAAGGTGCGGCACAGCTCCGTCTTGTACTTGGGGTGGCGCGTGAGGCTGCGCAGCTCGTGGAAGCCGTGCGCGAACTGGCACTTCTCGCCGTACTTGCAGGTGCCGCTCTCCTCGAAGGGGCGGCACAGCTCCGTCTTGTAGCGCGTGGAGTTGATCTGCGAGCCCGCGCCCGCCTTCTGCTGCTGCAGCTGCAGGAGGTGCTGGCTGCGCTCGCCGTTCTCGCTGAACGAGCGGTCGCGGAACTTGGCGTCCTTGGGCAGCAgggccgcgccgccgccgccgccccccgaCGGCTCCTTCAGGCCCGCGTAGgcgcccgcgccgccgccgccccccgccgccgTGCCGCCGCCGAACTTGGGCGAGCAGCGCCCGGGGCCGGCGGCCGCGCTCGGGGCCGGGGCGGCCAGGGCCTGCAGGTTGCTGGCGGAGTGGCGGCGCAGGAAGCCCGGCGCGAAGCCCGAGCCCGCGGGGCCGGCCACGGGCGCGCCCACCGCCTTCTTGTCCAGCACGCCGGGGAGGTTGAGGCCGCTCAGGGACTTCTCCGTCTGCTGCGGGAGGAGGCGCGGGTGAGCGCGGGGCCCGGCTGCGGGGGCCCGGCCCCGGCGCCCCCCGCCCTCCCCCCCCCGCGgcggcgccccccgccccccccccgccccgcgcgccgcccccccccccgcccgcctACCTTGCAGAAGAAGTCGAGGTCGTAGAAGGCGGACAGCAGCGCGGCCGACATGCTGCCGGGGGGCCGCGAGCGCGGCCGGGACGCCGGGGGCCGCCGGGTGCCGCGAGCGGGCCGCGCTCCGAGCCGCGCCTCgtccctccccgccccccgcaAGGCCGCTCCTCGGAGCCCGGGGCGCGGCGAGCGGACGCTGGAGCCGGGCCCCGCCGGCCCGGGCCTATATAGAGGCCGCGCGGCCCGGGGGAGGGGACAGAGCGCGGCCCGGCCCGGGTTTCCAGGCAACGCGGCCGCCCGGCTCCCGCCCACGTCACGGCGCCGCGGGGCCGCTCATAGGccgggggcgggccgggggcggggcgcgggcgggccgggggcggggcgcgggccgCGGGGCTCCCCGCCCCCGGGCCTCGTGCGCCGCCCGGCCCGGCGCGGCCCGGGACGCGCTCCCGCGGGGCCGGCCCACGCCCCCCGCCGCTCAGGGCCCGGGGGGGAGGGGCTGGAAGGTGCCAGAACGCCcgcgccgccccccccccccccgccgagGCGGCGAGCCCCGGGGTCCCGCGCCGCAGCCCCCCGGGAGGACGCGCCGCGCTCCGACACGTGGGGCCGGGGCCAAGGGCGCCTGCTCCGCGGGGCCGCGGGGCCGGGGAGGCCGGGAAAGCCCGGGGCCCGCAGGCTCCGCCCGCCCGGGCGGCCGGGGAGGGGCCGGCGGCGGCCCGCGCGTCACAAGACCGCCAGCCGGGGCCAGAGGCGGCGAGCCGCGGAGCCGGGCCCGGGCCCACAGCCCCCTCTAGCGCCCGCTCCGGCTCCCGCCTGCGCGCCGGCCCGGCTGTCAGGTGCCCCGGCCCGCGCCCCGCCAGCGTCGCGGCGCGCGTGAGCGGACTTAGACCGCTCTGTGCGGGGAGGGAAATTCCGAacccaaaaccttgcaaaaaaatgatgaaagattgGTGAAAACacaaataatgtattaaaaagagAACTTTCCTAGTAGCCATACACCTACAACCCAGTTAGACTGCTTTCTCTTAGGAGAGGGAGGAAGATCTAAAAcgaaaacttgcaaaaaaaaaaaaaaggaaaacgttgcatcaaatgaaaaaaaataaaatattgaaagaaaagagCTTGCTACATAGGTGTACACACATAGCCTGTATTTtgttggggaggaggaaggagggaaatgaaAACTCCAAACCTTGCCGACACTGATAGTTGGAAACTTTCTTTGCGtgtaaagttggaaaaataaaatattttttaaaacgtTTGTGAAGGACCCAGCAGGAGATTGGGTTCAACACAACATGCCTCCCCTAGAGGGTAGCTCAAGGCTGTAAGTGGGGGATGAGGAGAGGGAAGCCTATGAAATATCTAcgatcttggggaagtcattgCACTTAAATCCTGGTCTCAGGTTTCTTAATTGGATAAATGAAGTTGTACCGGATGATCTTTGAGGTTTCTTCAATTCTGATTTTATGGTGAAGGGGTGGTGCAGGGGAATCTGACTTTACAGGTTTTTTTTGGAACTGGAGGGAGGGTCTTTAAAATCAAGACCAAGCCCTCTATTTTACAGGTTAATATATCCAGGTACTGAAATGGCCCCTGGGGAAGTCTTCCTAAGACCAAATCCAGCTTTCTTTTCACCAGAATGACAGTCACCCAAATTGTGGACACTTAGAACCAAGGGACAggaagcaaataataataatactaatagttCTTAAAGGCTATGCTTTGGTAGGCAAGCTGTAAAGTCTCATGTCCAGGCAAGTCAGAGTACTCACTAAGTTTGAAGAGAATCATCACATCTTCAGGTAcactcacctttttttttttttttgggtctAAGAACCATCCTGGCTAAGTTTGGAGAGGTTCATCAGGTTATCTTCAGGTGAATATTTTTCATTCAGCCATCAAAATCCCCAGACCAGTTACTAAATCACAATGAGGCAGCAATGGTAAAGGGAATGCCAGTTCTAAGCAAAGCAGACCCTCTGACAAATCTCAGAAGGTTTTCAGTCCTTTTCCCCTAGAGAATTCATTACTTTCCTTAGATCTAGCAGTTGAGGTCAGTTGCAgaagcatttttttaggtttttttttttttttttgcaaggcaatggggttaaagtggcttacccaaggccacacagctaggtaattattaagtgtctgaggccggatttgaactcaggtactcctgactccagggccagtgctctatccactgcaccacctagttgcaccagaagcattttttaaaaacagaaataaaatgttagccTGTCCATTCTCCAGTCCATTTCTCTGATA
This region includes:
- the ZFP36L2 gene encoding LOW QUALITY PROTEIN: mRNA decay activator protein ZFP36L2 (The sequence of the model RefSeq protein was modified relative to this genomic sequence to represent the inferred CDS: deleted 1 base in 1 codon); this encodes MSAALLSAFYDLDFFCKQTEKSLSGLNLPGVLDKKAVGAPVAGPAGSGFAPGFLRRHSASNLQALAAPAPSAAAGPGRCSPKFGGGTAAGGGGGAGAYAGLKEPSGGGGGGAALLPKDAKFRDRSFSENGERSQHLLQLQQQKAGAGSQINSTRYKTELCRPFEESGTCKYGEKCQFAHGFHELRSLTRHPKYKTELCRTFHTIGFCPYGPRCHFIHNADERRPAPAGVAGGGAGAGDLRAFGPRDALPLGFPAAPREPRPKLHHSLSFSGFSSAHHQPPAGLEAPLLESPTSRTPPPASSCSSASSCSSASSCSSSASSCSSSSSSSSAAAPSCCSPTAAAAAAAAAAALLYGAGGGEDLLPAAPCAACAGGGAFAPFSGPELGGLMAPLAIHTHHLAVAAAYYRSQQPPPAAAAPASPPFSFQPLRRLSESPVFDAPPSPPDSLSDRESYLSGSLSSGSLSGSESPSLDSGRRLPIFSRLSISDD